GGAGGACTGGATCCTCTGGAACTGGGAATGGTGGTTCTATTACTCCGGCTCGTTCTATTACGGGGACGCGAATGTCGTTGGAGGTCAGGACTGGGCCCAGTGCTGGGGCGCCTACCCCTGGAGCGCCGACGGCCAGTGGATCATCTATTCGTCAACGATCCCCTATTTGTGTCCCATGGAATATTATTTACGGGCACACCACGCCATCTGCCGGATCCACCCCGACGGCACGGGCTACGAACAGCTCACCACCAATGATGCGGGCGAAACTCACGGAAGCTTCCTGGGAGCCGATAACGATACCATTATCTTCAAACGGGGACCCTCGATCTGGAAGAAAGACCTCCTGGCTGACTTTTTGCTGCGATCAGGACCGACAGATGCCGGCGAAACGAACCTGACGGAAGTTCACCGCTATGAGCCGGGGATCCTCCACGGCGAGTGGGGAGAGCTGGAAGAAGCCCTTGAACTGAAAGATGAAATCCTTTCCGATGAAGACCTCCTGAAGGAAGACGGTGGCCAGCCCGCCGAGGGCAAGCCGGTACCGAGCCCCGACGGAACGAAGATCGCCTTTCAGCGCCAGGGAACCATCTGGGTCATGGATGCCGACGGAGCGAACGCCGTCCATGTGGCGGGGAAACGCGTGGACATCCCCGTTGAAACAACGCTCCTCTTCGACCCCAACGATGAAGGCGGGTTTGATGTCTCCACACCGGGGGAATGTGCCTGGGAAGAAGACATGGGTGCTCCACTGGATATCTGCTGCGGCGAATATCCGGATTTCGCGCAGATCTCCTTTGACCGGTTCGTCTTTCCCTTTGCCGATAAAACCTACGGTTATGTACCAATGACAACTGGAGACCCGGACCTGAAAAACTATTTCATGCCCTATGACGGTGACGGGTATTACTACATCTCCCCCAACGGCCATGTGAGCCTCGGCGGGAACAACGACATGTTTGATGAAGGCTGCAACTGCGGCGGTCCCGACAAGCTCCTCAACGCGCCTTACGCCCGGATAGCCCCCTTCTGGACCCACCTGGCCCGTCATCTCCAGATAGAAGACTGTTATGATCCCGAGTGCCCGGACTACGCCGTTTACATCAATGCCTTCTCCAACATGGGTGAATCGGTCATCGAGACAGAGGTCGGGTATGAGGGATGCATCGATCAGTGCGAATATGACTATTTCAGCGGCTTTGCCCAGGGTTATGAAGGAATCATCGACCGGGTCGTCATCACCTGGTATCAGATGAAGCTCATCGACAACGACAAGCGGCTTACTTTCCAGCTTCAGCTCTTTGGCGAGAACAGCGCTTACCCGGGCAGGATCATCATGTCCTATAAGTTCGACGGGACCGACGATTACGAGATCAACAGCGGCAAGAAGGTCCTCATCGGCCTTGCCCCGGGGTACAACAAGGACGGATATGAGTCCTGCGACAAGGAAGATC
This genomic stretch from Deltaproteobacteria bacterium harbors:
- a CDS encoding PD40 domain-containing protein produces the protein MKRRCLIVLLLTAALAMLPLSAAVAIMPLTGPYDWGNEGAASTYVDNILQITPAGDQWDGWVTWYNSEIKDTFNPGTEDWILWNWEWWFYYSGSFYYGDANVVGGQDWAQCWGAYPWSADGQWIIYSSTIPYLCPMEYYLRAHHAICRIHPDGTGYEQLTTNDAGETHGSFLGADNDTIIFKRGPSIWKKDLLADFLLRSGPTDAGETNLTEVHRYEPGILHGEWGELEEALELKDEILSDEDLLKEDGGQPAEGKPVPSPDGTKIAFQRQGTIWVMDADGANAVHVAGKRVDIPVETTLLFDPNDEGGFDVSTPGECAWEEDMGAPLDICCGEYPDFAQISFDRFVFPFADKTYGYVPMTTGDPDLKNYFMPYDGDGYYYISPNGHVSLGGNNDMFDEGCNCGGPDKLLNAPYARIAPFWTHLARHLQIEDCYDPECPDYAVYINAFSNMGESVIETEVGYEGCIDQCEYDYFSGFAQGYEGIIDRVVITWYQMKLIDNDKRLTFQLQLFGENSAYPGRIIMSYKFDGTDDYEINSGKKVLIGLAPGYNKDGYESCDKEDPNSWILEPAGIDYTADLPYNSGSVAAIYELFYKIHGATKHSWSPDSQWVLFNGSPGCAVFPDIFEGEGRSYCEGGKQRIFKVQPDGYGLVMLSDLGESGLYENNWATWSPDGQWIAYHERDFNGYRDPYYDGSTFIYDDIYRLMIMRSDGSDKRPLVEAQYDEERTQIEPPVEEDWVGVCGPTSWSPDSQWITFKRSDTLDHGDGGEISIINIDTLEIIPLTTGYDDYRMWWSPNSEVNQILFRDVDDWGYSRDGIFDEDFYNYDSDDLLVINFHLPVDAIPGDIDGDGDVDMNDLYLLLSHNGQSSDECPLCDMNGDGVISVTDARALIAMYPALARDRRVRLLLR